Within the Catalinimonas niigatensis genome, the region TCCCTAGTAAACGTTGTACCCGCTAAGAGCTGTAGATCAAAGGTTTGTGTAAATTCACCGTCTACCTGTTCAACGTTTACGAGTTGTTCTGTTTCCCTTAATTTATCTTTTCTCCAAACATAACCTCTAAACATATTACCCGTTCCTGGTACTGCTCCGGTACCTGTAACTGATGCAATAGAGTGGTAGCGGCTTGCCTCATTTTTAAATGTATTGTATAAATTTCTCAGGTTACTGTAATCCATTACACGAGGTCCTTGAACGACCAGGATTTTTTCCATGTCAATGCCCATATCCTGGCTTTTCATGAAGGTGATTTGCTTATATACCAGGTATGTACCAGAAATGAGAAGTAATGAAATCAAAAATTGAAAAGCTATTAACGCTTTTCTTAAGCTGAAACCTTGCTTTGTAGTGGTCTTTCCAGATTTTAATATACTTACAGGTTTAAATGAAGATAGTACAAATGCGGGATAAAGACCGGAGAGTAAAGCTCCAAGGAAGATGATCTGTAAAAAAATTAACCAGAATTTTGTGCTTTGTAAAACACTGAAAGTAATCTCTTGATTGATGAGGTCATTAAGAATAGGAAGCATAATGTAAGCAATGCCTATGGCTAACAGAGCAGCCACGAGGTTAATAAGCAATGACTCTGTTATAAATTGACCAATCAACTGCCATTTTAAAGCACCGATAGATTTTCGTACTCCTACTTCCTTGGCTCTTTGCATCGCCCTTGCTGTGGATAAATTAATGAAATTCACCCATGCCATTAGCAGAATGAAAATGACCACTACTGTAAAAAATTGTATCCTTTGGATATTTGATGAAGATTCTGATCTTAAGTGGATATCAGTTAAAGGTTGGAGTTTTGTTTCTATCTTTACATTGGATTGGGCTAACTTATCACCGATATGCGAAGTAATTAACCGGTCAAATTTTTCCCCTACTTCCTTGAGCTTTGTATTTTCATTTAGGGTAACATAAGTGGTAAAGTTATCCCATGACCACCCATCTTCTGTTCTATAAGATCTGTCGTTTTCCAATAAATTTGAAAGAGGTAGTAATATGTCAAACTCCATATGACTATTGTCTGGTAAATTTTGTAGCACTCCTCTTACTATGAAGTTTCCACTCAAGACTCCTAGTTCTAACTTTAACTCTTTACCTATAGGATTAACATTGCCAAAATACTTTTCGGCTAGTTTTTCAGTAATGATTACATCATATTTTCCTGAGAGTCCAGTATTCTCATCTCCGTATTTAAGAGGAAAGCTGAACATCTGTAAAAAGTTACTGTCTACATACCAGAGGTTGTTTTCTAAATAAGGTTCGTTTTGTTCCGGATTTGTCACCACGGGACTTATGGAATGAGGATGAGTGCGTACAAAGCTCTCCATTTCAGGAATCATGTCATCTGCTGCTGGGCCAAGCCCGTAAGTAGTAGATGCATCAAGTCCTATGTCTTCTCCATTTCTGGTACCAGTAAATGTTATTCTATAAGTGTTCTCATCATTCTCATGAAACTGGTCATAGCTTAATTCAAAGTGGATGTACTGATAGATCAGCAGGCAGACGCCCATGCCTGCCGCAAGTCCTAGTATGTTGATTGCTGTATAAAACTTATGCTTGAGTAAAACTCTGGTGCTAATGTTAAAGTAATGTCGGAGCATAGGTATATGATTTGGAGAATAATGCTTTTCATTTTTTCTGATATAGTCAGGATGCAGAAACATCAAAATGTTAATCCAGTAAAGTGCTTTTGCTTTCCAAAGTCCCTGATCGTCCACCCTCCTCTGAAATAGCTCGTATAGATCGCCTTCTACTTCATCCACCAATTCTGCACGGCAATACCAGCGCAGGAAGCGAGTGGCTAACTTTGGTGGCTCAGGTTGATGTTTTGGCAGCTTGCTCATCTGTTAACTCATTTTTATATCCCATACCACTTTAGGAATGGCGTCCCACAGTTCATTGCGCATGGTCCTGGCTTCTCTTAATGCTTCTTTGCCTGAATTGGTGATGGTAAAGAGTCGTTTGTTTCTTCCTCCTCTTTCTTCAGTTGCTCCTCCCATGTGAGAGCGCAGAAAACCTTTCTGCTCCATCCTCATCAGGGCCTTGTGTACCGAACTTACTGTTACACTTCTTCCAGTACGCTCTTCTATTTCATCAGTAATGGCTAGTCCATAAGCATCATCATAGAGAATACCTACAGTAAGTAATACAAGCTCTTCAAATTCGCCAATGTGGGTCCCTTTCATATTTGTTTTCCTTATGCCTAACAAATATAATAAAGATGATGCAACAAAAAAATGATATGTGAAAATAGACATTTATCGCCCGTGTAGACGCTAATCTCAAATTTCAGAAATGAATATGAGTTACCTTTATTTTAGCTTACAGGCTTGCAATTCCTTTTATGAACATTGTGGGCATTGACATTAGAAAACTGTCCCTCACAGTGAGGGCAGTATAATTTCTCGTATGCCATGAAGATTTTGTCTTTCTGGTCTTTTGATATTCGTTGGGTTTGGAGAAGCTCTTTTTCAAGAGCCTGGTTCTTCTCGTTTGCAGTGGTAAGCTCCTGGTAGTGGATATTAACTTTTTCCTTTGATTCTGTTAGCTCTTCGTTCACCCTTTGTAATTCTTGTGAGAGATTCGTAGCTGTATCGTTAGATTTGGTTGCTTCTCGCTGAGTGGCCGTAAGTTGCTGTTGCAATCTGGTTAGCTCTTCGTTGAGCATGCTGACCTCTTCGTTCTTTTGCCGTAGCTGTTCGTTAGCTGTTTGCAATTTATCTACAGCTGAGCAGTTGTCTTTTACTTCGTAGTATTTGCCTACCAGAAGATAAACCACCAGATAGTTGATACTTGCAATCAGGATAGAAAAAAGATGAGCACTAAATATCTCACGCTGTTCCTTTCCGGTAAAATTAAATGCATCAAAGAAGAGGGCTGTAATTCCATAGGAACAAAAAGCATAAAAAATAGTAAAGGCATGGCTCACCAGTTTGCTGTTGGTGGCTGTGAGCAAGATCATCAAATGAATAGCCACTGCCAGAAAGCCAGCAGCTACTTCTCTGGATATACTGCCCATCTCAGCAGGTAACAAACCACTGATCAGGGCCTGAGATTCAAAGATCAAATAGCCAAAGATGGCAAAGAATCCGATAAGAATGGGAGGCAAAGAGAAGAGGGAATCTGCTGCTTTTTCGTAGAATTTGGTCATTCAAAAGTAGATTTTACGCACACGTTGATCATCTATTTGAAGCTGACCTTTGGTTTTCCAGGCTACGTAGGTCACAAATTTTGTTAGATAGTACCGGTGTTCATGGTTCTTCAAGAAAAAGGGAATGTAAGCACCCCGCTTCAAGAGATTATGACGGAGAGTATTTTCTATGTTATCACATAGATCCTCATTGAGTAAATCGGATACTTTGATGTTATAGGGTTGGATAAGGTTGCTCAGGGCTAGTAAGAAGTCATATTCATTGCAGGTATGACATGCCCTGAGCAAAGGTTTATAATTACCTTCCCTGTCTGTTTCCGGAAGTATCTCCAGCCAGATATATTTCATAAACAAGGTTGTTTTAAATTGCTTTCACTGATCCTTTAGATTCCCATCATTGTTTTGCAGCGCTAGATTGTGATCAAAGTATTCTATGGCGCGTACCAGCTTTTGACCTTTGCGTAAGCGATAGAAATTCTTGATCTTTTCTCTCTTGATAAAGACCAGATCCACTTTGAATATGGTCCCTACCGGCCACTGTAAACGAGCTTTCCTGGATGCTGACACAAAAAGCAAGGGTATATCCTGATCGGCTAAAGGCTGTAGCCGAACTTTGTTTTTGATCCTTACCGTTTGTATGTAAACATCCAGGTAGTGCATAGTATCAGAATTTAAATTTTCGTGCTGCCTCCTGAGCCAGATTCTGAGTTCTGTTAAACATCTGATTGTCAAACTTTCTGGTATCTACTCTGCTGAAGTACTTGTTCTTACAGTTCTGATAGAAATGGATGATGTGTCCTATAGGATACTCATTTTGCTCAATTAACTCTATGCAGTACTGCAACAGGTGGTGAGGGTTTAGAAAAGCATGCAGGTTGGAATCCAGTTTATCTACTTCTGAGGTTCTGCCCTGCCTGTGAAAGTTTTGCTCAATATACTCTTTAGGTTGCCCTTTCTCTATGGCATGATAGAAACTAACAAGCCACTTACTGAGTCTTTTATCTCTCAAGTATTCCGGATTCAAATAAGGCATCTTATAGGTGCAAGTGACAATGGTGGTATAGGGTGGTTGGTTGAGTTTGTATTCTATTTCATTTACCGGGGTTATTCTTTTGCAGGGTCTCAAATAGCCTTTGACATACATTCTCAAAATGAAGTTGGTCAAAGTATTGGTAGGATCTACATTTTCATCAAAGCCTACTTTTTTGCTGTAGCCAGGGATCACTTTACCATTCATAAATCTAATTACCTGCATGTAGGTGGCATTATCGGAATCAAAGGGAGCTAGTTCAAATTTTTTATTGGACATAGGTCGGGTTAGTTAACTTATTAAAGTTTTAAAGTAAGAAAGTATAAAGGGTTGAGAACTTATGTTAAAACATAGTTTGGACTTAATGGAAAACTAAGTCAATCCTGAAAAAAAATAGCTTTGCTGCTATTTTGACAATAAGATTCTCTTCTCGGATTTTTTTGCTATCTTCAAAGCAAAATCCGCAGTATAAATGCCGCCATTGCGGGCTTTCCTTAAAATCAGTTACAAGCAATTTTGAACCGGCTGCAAGTCACTGATTTCAAAGGAGTTCTATATGGTTAAGGATTATTAAGGAGGCTTGATGATTCTCATATTTGAGGTGTTTAGTTGTGGATGATTTATTAAAGTTTTAAAGTACCGAAAAGCACTTCTAGATATGGGGGTGCTTTTTATTTTCTAATTATTGGTGGAATATACTTTTAGCTTGTTTCCCTTTCTTTCAGAGGACGATAAGCCTCTAGTTCTTCCCCAAAATACTCTGTCAGATAATTCTCTACTAGCTGAGATAAATTGACAGCCTTTCTCATAGAAAGCTCTTTAACTCCCTCTTTCTTCCATTTAGTAATACTTATAAAAAATGAATCTTTTTTAAGTAGCACGCTTGTATCTGGCATGGCTTTTATTATTTTTACTAAAAATCAGTGTTAATACTAATATAGTTAAGTATTAAGCAAATATTTAATTATTAATTAACTTATCAAAAAATTTTTCATTTAAAATAAAAATTAGCAATTATGACAAACATTGGTGAGAGGATAAGCGAGGCTAGGAGAGTAGCTTCAATTTCCGCCACTGACTTAGCTAAACGGTTAGGTAAGACTTCCAGTACTGTCAGTCAGTATGAATCAGGGCGTATAAAAGTGGGAATAGACACACTTATCCAAATTTCAGAAATATGTAGAGCTGATCTATACTGGCTCTTAACCGGAAAGGGAAAAAAGGTAGTTGCAGAAAATGATTTAATTGATGAAGAACTAGTTTCGTTATCAAATGAGCATTCGGATAAGATTGATGTAGATGTACTAGTAAAAATCAAAAAAGAGGTTGAAGGCATCTATAAAGCTCAAATAGAAGACTTAAAAAAACAACTTTTAAAAGCCGAGGAAGAGAAGAACAGATTTATTAATATTGTTGAGAAATTCGTTTCGGTAAAGCATAAGGTAGCTGGAAGTATGGCCGCAGTGGTGAGAGAAATTAATCTTTTATCTTCTGGTCCAGTTACCATGCAACGAAACTTCGTTGTATAAGGCTAATTTTCAACGGTTTGTGAGCTCGGGTTCGAATCCCAGCGGGTTCACATCAGAAAAATAGAGATTTAGCCTTGGATTATCTTAATCTAAGGCTTTTTTTTATTCCAGCGCTGAAGGTTTGTCTCTGTTGGCTCTAAAATTTACCTATCCTTCCAAACAAAGAGCCTGAAGTAAGCTTTTCTCTAAGCTTTGACTCATTGATTTTCAAATAACATGCCTTCCAATCACCTACTCCAAAAATAGATGCTGGTCTTTGGGATATTTGACGCTGAATCGTAAAACTTTGTTTTCTGATGAGTTGGGTGATAAGTCCAGACTCCATTGAATAATGCCTGTTTCTTCGTTAAGTTTCCCTCCATCAAAATCCTCAGCTTCTACTGCTATATCACTTAGGCGGGAGACGGGTATCTGATCATACACGATAAGGTGAATATTCTGGGCTTTGCTGTTTTTGGCTTCCAGGCGCCAGCCCCGGCTCTCCTCCTGTCTGGAACCAATGAAACGCTTTCTAGTATAATCCTGCACTTTGCTTCGTTCTACTCCTACATTCCTGTCTCTACCCAGTGAGATGTCTAACGTATCTTTGACAAAACGTACATCTAGCAGAGATTTACCCACATAGGTATGTTCAAAAAAGAGGTTTACTTCTCCTTCCAGCAAATTGTACTGTTCCCAGTCTATGATGCGGGCAATCAGAAAAGCGTCTTTATCCAGCTTGGGTACGCATTGGTATTCATAGTGAGCCGGGATTTCCAGCTTAGCCAGATCTACAGTATAACTCTTGCCATCTGAATTGACAGTGTAAGGAATATCTACGCTAAATTCCACACTGGTCTGGTTCTCTACCTGCGTGGTAGGAACGGGTAAGGCCTTCGCTTTTACTGAAGACCCTCCTCTAACCTGAACGCCAGAAACCTTCCCTTGAAGAGCTCTAGAATCATCATATCCTGTAACCACCACTTCGCTTAAAGATTGTACATCGGGTTGTAGGATAATATCCATCCTTTCATTGGCAATGGGTACTTCCTGGCTCATATAACCAATAAAAGAAAATACCAGACTGTTGGCCCCCTGAGGGATAGAAATATTGTACTCTCCATTCATATCCGTTACAGTTCCTATGGAAGTTCCTTTAATGATTACGTTGACCCCCGGAAGGACATCACCCATATCTCCCTCTGTGACTCTGCCGCTTACCTGCCGTACATTAGGATTTGCACGGGTATAGAGGCTTTGCAAATTCTGTGGGTAAGGCGTATTAAAATCCAGATACCAGGGGTTTAGTGCAGGCATTTCTCCACTGGCAGTAGGATTGGCATTGGAGAACGCCAGTTTCACATCATTCCAGTCCTCACCAGTACTTTGCTGTATCTTGGCTTTGTACATCAGTTCCACCGGACTTTGTACATCTTTGGCTCTCAGGTCATATACAGGAAACCAGCTTGCATGGGCTACCATATAAGAACAGAGCAGTTCCACAGTCTGCGGAATTTTACTTTCTATTGCAATGACAATTTCACCGCGTGTAGATTGATCATCATTCCACTGGGCAAGCTGTCTCCTTAGCTTGTTCAGCTTACCCTGAAGTTCCTGCACACGATTTTTGATAGCTAGTTTTTCCAGCCTGATCGCCTTCATCCGCTGTTGATAATACTCACTTACCTCTTTTAGATTATTCAATGAAAGCCCGTTTTCTGTACCTGCGATATCATTATTCTTTTTTAAGAATTCTAATTCCTCATCCAGAACTTCCTGCATAGCAGTCTCTACACTGATACTGTCTTCAATAGCTTCCACACTATCCTGAAGCACACTTTTTGCTTTTTCTCCCAGATAGTCCAGCCGATGATTTACTGAGAGCACCAGCAGATCGCTTGTAGATTTTACCTGTATGCTCTGAGGATTGATATAAGGAGAAAGCGCCTGAAGCACAATGGAGGATTTACCGGATTTTATCTTTACCTGTGCGCTCCGATGCATCTGTGCTCCCTGTAAAAATACTTTTACCGAGTCCAAATCCGAGTCAGTTTTCTGTTCACTAAGCTCCTGGGCCATACTTTCTCCGAAAGTAATCAGGGAAATAATACCTAAAAACACCAGCTTCTTCATATTTTTGTCAAATTATTTCTTTACAATATTATAAAATGATCATTGAAAACAAATTTTATACAATAGATGTCTATTAATTTTAATCCAGAATTTTAAATAGACGCTGAAATAAAATCAGCGTAAATTTTTAATTTCACCCCATGAACACAAGCACATTTTTTCCGGCAGAGTGGTATCCTCAAAGTGCCGTGCAACTCACCTGGCCACATGCTGCCACTGACTGGCAGGCTTCGCTGAGCGAAGTGACGCGCTGTTATGTAGAAATAGCTCAGGCCATAGCCGAACGTCAACAGTTAATTATCATCTGTCATGATATAGATGTAGTAAAAGCAGAATTGCATAATTGTAAGCTAGAAAATATTCACCTGCACAGCCTGCTGACCAATGATACCTGGGCAAGAGATCATGGTGCAGTTACTTTGATAGAGGATGGCAAGCCTGTGATACTGGATTTTCGCTTCAATGGCTGGGGCCTGAAGTTTGCCGCCAACCATGACAATCTACTTACCCGCCGGATGTATACGAATGGGCTTTTTACAGCAGAAGTCCATTATCGCAATTGCCAGCATATGGTGCTGGAAGGCGGAGCACTGGAATCGGATGGTGAAGGAACACTGCTTACAACGGTAGATTGCCTGATGGCTCCCAACCGTAACGATCACCTCAATAAGGAGGAGATAGAAGCTGAACTCAAAAAAATATTCCACCTCAAACGTGTGCTGTGGCTACACTACGGTTATCTTGAGGGTGATGATACCGACAGCCATGTGGATACGCTGGCCCGTTTCTGCGATCCGCAGACCATCACCTATGTGCAGTGCCAGGAGCAGGATGATCAGCACTTTGATGCTTTACAAAAGATGGAGCAAGAACTGCTGAACTTCAAAACATTGGAAGGTAAGCCTTATCGCCTCATTCCTTTACCTATGGCAGATATTGCTTTGGATGAAGAAGGGCATCGGCTGCCTGCCACTTATGCTAACTTTCTGATCATTAACGGCGCAGTATTATTGCCCTTTTATGCCAATGCGGTTAAAAATCAGCAGGCCAAAGAAGCGCTGGAAAAAGCTTTTCCGCAGCATGAAATTATCGGTATCAACTGCGAACCATTAATCCAGCAACACGGTTCTTTGCATTGCATTAGCATGCAGTATCCAAAGGGTGTTATCGCTAATCATGATGAATAAAAAAGATAATGACTAAAAGCATCAAAGTAGGACTTATACAGCAGTCAAACCAGGCGGAGGTAGAAGCCAATGTCAACAAATTAATTCAAAATATTGAAACCTGCGCTGCCCAGGGAGCGCAACTGGTGGTCTTGCAGGAGTTGCATAATAGCCTCTACTTCTGCCAGACAGAGGAGACAGAGGTTTTTGAACTGGCCGAACCTATTCCTGGCCCTTCTACTGAGCGTTTTGGAGCGGTAGCCCGCCGACTAGGTATCGTGCTGGTGACTTCTCTTTTTGAAAAAAGAGCTCCTGGCATTTACCACAATACTGCCGTAGTGTTTGAGAAGGATGGCTCTATTGCGGGCAAGTACCGCAAGATGCACATCCCCGATGATCCGGCTTATTACGAAAAGTTTTACTTCACCCCCGGCGATCTGGGCTTCCAGCCTATCCAAACCTCTGTCGGTAAACTAGGTGTATTGGTTTGCTGGGATCAGTGGTATCCGGAAGCCGCCCGTCTGATGGCTATGGCCGGAGCTGATCTGCTGATTTACCCTACTGCTATCGGCTGGGAATCTAGTGATACTGAAGATGAAAAGCAGCGGCAGAAAGACGCCTGGGTGATCTCTCAGCGCGGGCATGCCGTAGCCAATGGTCTGCCGGTGATCTCTGTCAACCGTATCGGGCATGAAGCGGACCCATCAGGACACACCAACGGCATACAATTCTGGGGCAATAGTTTTGTAGCTGGTCCGCAAGGCGAGTTTCTGGTACAGGCAGGTACTCAGGCCGAAGAAAATCTGGTGATAGAGGTAGACATGCGTCGTTCCGAAGATGTACGCCGCATCTGGCCTTTCTTCCGTGACCGTCGGATAGACGCCTTCTCCGACCTTACCCAAAGGTTTCTGGATTAATGCTGAGCAAAATATTTACGGAAGAACAAATCCGGACTCATAAGGTCCGGATTTTTTATTTACCCCCTTGTTTCTCCTAACTCTTTGACAATGTCTTAACAGGCAGAGGCTGCCACAATCAGGGCTACTTCCCTTTCATGATTTCAGAAAAAATGCGGTAGGAGTTGATTCTATCTTCATGATGGTAGATATGAGAAGCTACCATCAGCTCATTGACACCTGTCTCCTGTAAAAAAACCTCTGTTTTTTGTTTTACTGTCTCCTTGCTACCGATAAAAGCATACTTAAGCATACGCTGAAAAGCAGGATGCTGCATCAACTCCCTGAGCTCAGCATTCATCTCGGTAGGAGGCTGCATATAATCTAAGTTATTGGTCAGCACTCCCAGCATCATTCTTACCATTGAGGTAGACATCTTTTCTGCCTCCTGATCGGTTTCCGCAGTGATTACATTGATACAGGCAATGGCATAAGGCTGCTGAAGATGTTCGGAAGGTTGAAATTCATTATGGTAAATATGCAGGGCTTCAAACAGATGCGTAGGGGCAAAATGGCTGGCAAAGGCATAAGGTAGCCCTTTTTTAGCAGCCAGATGTGCACTATCAGTACTGGAACCCAGAATGTAAATGGGTACTTCAATACCTTCTGCTACCGTAGCTCTTACCTGATGGTCAGCATTGTCTTCAGAGAAATACTGCTGAATCTCGCCCACTTCTTCGGGAAACTGATACACTGCCCGCATCCTGTCGGATCGTATGGCCTGGGCTGTCACCTGATCGGTTCCTGGCGCTCTTCCTAATCCCAAATCAATACGGTCGGGATATAATGAGCCTAAAGTACCAAACTGCTCAGCGACAATCAGGGGTGAATGGTTGGGTAGCATGATACCACCCGAGCCTACTCTGATCTTCTCTGTGCCTCCGGCAATATGACCGATCAGCACTGCAGTGGCAGAACTGGCAATGCTGATCATGTTGTGGTGCTCAGCCAGCCAGAAGCGGGTATAGCCCATAGCTTCGGCTTTTTGTGCCAGGTCCAGGCTATTTTTAAATACTTCAGCCGGGCTAAAACCTGCCCCCACCGAAGCCAGTTCCAAGATAGAATAAGGTATATTTTTATGATTTATTGACATATTAAGATATTCTTATGTACCAAATGTTGCGACATATATATAAACTCTCTATCGTAACTTTTCGCCAGAGGTTTTGATATGGATATAATTTTCTGACGGTAAACTATCAGATTTTTGAAGCATGCCTGTATTTAAAATCATAGCCGCTTATGTGATCAAGTGCATGTATAACATATACATAATGCCCAATCATTTCTGTTTTCCAGTTTCTTGCTTAATTTCACCCCAATAAGTTTTTTCAGCTAAGCCAAATGCTGTTCATTTATTTTTAAATCAATGATGGAGAATACCGACTTAAAGAAACTTACCCAAGCCATAAGCTGTGTCATATTTGATTGTGATGGCGTTCTGGTAGACAGCGAAATACTCGCCTCTCAGGCTTCACTGCGCATGCTTGAACCCTACGGCATCAGCATGACGCCCCAAGAATACGCGCACTTATATGCCGGCAAGAAGGAGGAAGATATAATCGCCAGCGTTCAAAAGGATTTTAACATCAACTTACCCGACGACTTTCTCTCTAAGGTACGACTGGAAATAGAGCATAGCTTAGACCATGATTTGCAGGCGATAGCCGGAGTTGTAGAAACCATTTCCCCTCTGCCTGTTACCAAAGCAGTGGTGTCCAACAGTCGCCTGGTGAGAGTCATTTCATCGCTCAAGGTAGCCGGACTGACTGAGCTTTTTGGCAAAAAACTGTTTGCCGCCGAAATGGTAGAACGCCCTAAACCAGCTCCTGACGTGTATCTGCATGCTGCCAGTGAGTTGGGTGTAAAACCTTCCGAATGTCTGGTGGTGGAAGACAGCCAGAGCGGGGTAACTGCCGCGCATAGCGCAGGAATGCATGTGATAGGTTTTCTGGGAGCAAGCCACATTCCTGACGGACACGAAAATACCGTAAGGGATGTTGGGGCTTTTACTGTTGCTTCCAGTATGGAAGAACTGGCACAGATCTTTGCTGAAGTCTTTGACGAGTATAGCATAAAATAGCCTTAAAGTAGGATTATTTCCCCAGTTTTCCTTACCATATTGCTTTTACAAACAGTGTTTATATTATAAGCAACCCCACTAATTAGAACCGCTACTTAATGGTCTACTTATGGGTAACTGTATACCAAGCCTGATTCAGGGGCTATCTACTGATTGTCATTAAAAAGCTTGTTTTTCCCACATTCCTCCCTAAAAATCTGAGCCATCACTTATTTTGTCTAAGGCTGAAAATGCCTTTTTTGAAAAAAAATGGAGGATTTTAGGTTACTTTTTCCTTCCCCGGTCTACTAATACTCAAAAGCTAAGCATTTAGGTACTCATTCACGATCTACTATCAACCTTAAACATTTTTTAGTGATGATCTTTGAGAACTGTCTAAGAAGAAGCCTTATATAAAATGCATTGCCTTGGACTATCACTTTCATGTCCTGTTTTGGCAATGACAGACAGGAATCTTCCGCGAAGCATTATTCCGTCAGGTTTATCTATGCATAGGCCTGACGGAATGCTATAACACAATCGTATTCATCATATCTGGCAACTTAAATTCAAAAGAGATCCATGCTAAGAATTTTTTTTCTGTACATGCTGGTCACAGTAGTGATCAACCTGAGTTTTGACCATCAGACTTATCCTCAGGTATCTCTTGCATTTACTTATGCTGATCAGCATCGGGAAGTTGAAGTGGCACCGCTGGATACCTTCCAGATAATGCTTCCAATGCAAATGGGCAACGGGAGACAGTGGATGTTTTCTGCCAGCGATCATCCTGAGCTTAAACTGATCCACCAGGAAATGAAAGATGTAAAACCTTTACCAGGGGGCAAGTACCATCAGATATTTACATTTCAGGCAAGACAAAGCGGATTTACAATGCTAAGGCTTACCATTAAAAAGCCCTGGAAAGATAATCTGGAAGAAGAATTTAAAATGTTTTTCAATGTTACTTCGCCCTATGCTCAAGAGCTACCACAGCATCCGGAGATGGGTGAGGTAGCTCTTGAGTAGATTGATGAGTGCTATCTTCCGGTCTCCGGACCCTTACCGATAGAGATCATATTGGTAAGCAGGCGGTAGGCACCAGGCACACCAGCAGGCAGTTCTCTAAAGAATGATAAGCCAGAGTAGATATAGTAACCTTTGCCATATTTAGCGACCAGTAAGGCTCCTTCTTTAGGGCCCTCTCCCGGATCATTGATAGAAAGAATAGCCTTAAACTGCTCCTTATCCCATTCATCAGGAAAATAAAGGCCTCGTTCCTGTACCCAATGCTCAAAATCCTGCTTGCTAATCTTGTTTGGTGTATTGAGTATGGGATGATCTTTTTGCAGAAAACGTACTTCCGCGGTTTCATCGGCTACCCTGTCACGAGAGATTTTAAGTTCGTAAGGTGCAAAGTTCTGTGTTAGCAGCATATGACCGGTATTGTATTGGGTGATCAGGGTTCCTCCGTTCTCAACGTATTGCAGGAGTTTTTCATTATGATACCTCAGCCAGTCCACCGTATTATAAGCACGAATACCAATCATGATTGCATCAAAAGAACTAAGCTGGTCCATGCTCATGTTGTGGCTGCCCAAAGTCACTACCTGATAGCCGATCTGTTCCAGAGCTTCGGGTACTTCATCACCAGCCCCCATAATATATCCTATGGTCTCTCCTT harbors:
- a CDS encoding agmatine deiminase family protein, translating into MNTSTFFPAEWYPQSAVQLTWPHAATDWQASLSEVTRCYVEIAQAIAERQQLIIICHDIDVVKAELHNCKLENIHLHSLLTNDTWARDHGAVTLIEDGKPVILDFRFNGWGLKFAANHDNLLTRRMYTNGLFTAEVHYRNCQHMVLEGGALESDGEGTLLTTVDCLMAPNRNDHLNKEEIEAELKKIFHLKRVLWLHYGYLEGDDTDSHVDTLARFCDPQTITYVQCQEQDDQHFDALQKMEQELLNFKTLEGKPYRLIPLPMADIALDEEGHRLPATYANFLIINGAVLLPFYANAVKNQQAKEALEKAFPQHEIIGINCEPLIQQHGSLHCISMQYPKGVIANHDE
- a CDS encoding carbon-nitrogen hydrolase; translation: MTKSIKVGLIQQSNQAEVEANVNKLIQNIETCAAQGAQLVVLQELHNSLYFCQTEETEVFELAEPIPGPSTERFGAVARRLGIVLVTSLFEKRAPGIYHNTAVVFEKDGSIAGKYRKMHIPDDPAYYEKFYFTPGDLGFQPIQTSVGKLGVLVCWDQWYPEAARLMAMAGADLLIYPTAIGWESSDTEDEKQRQKDAWVISQRGHAVANGLPVISVNRIGHEADPSGHTNGIQFWGNSFVAGPQGEFLVQAGTQAEENLVIEVDMRRSEDVRRIWPFFRDRRIDAFSDLTQRFLD
- a CDS encoding LLM class flavin-dependent oxidoreductase codes for the protein MSINHKNIPYSILELASVGAGFSPAEVFKNSLDLAQKAEAMGYTRFWLAEHHNMISIASSATAVLIGHIAGGTEKIRVGSGGIMLPNHSPLIVAEQFGTLGSLYPDRIDLGLGRAPGTDQVTAQAIRSDRMRAVYQFPEEVGEIQQYFSEDNADHQVRATVAEGIEVPIYILGSSTDSAHLAAKKGLPYAFASHFAPTHLFEALHIYHNEFQPSEHLQQPYAIACINVITAETDQEAEKMSTSMVRMMLGVLTNNLDYMQPPTEMNAELRELMQHPAFQRMLKYAFIGSKETVKQKTEVFLQETGVNELMVASHIYHHEDRINSYRIFSEIMKGK
- a CDS encoding HAD family hydrolase, producing the protein MMENTDLKKLTQAISCVIFDCDGVLVDSEILASQASLRMLEPYGISMTPQEYAHLYAGKKEEDIIASVQKDFNINLPDDFLSKVRLEIEHSLDHDLQAIAGVVETISPLPVTKAVVSNSRLVRVISSLKVAGLTELFGKKLFAAEMVERPKPAPDVYLHAASELGVKPSECLVVEDSQSGVTAAHSAGMHVIGFLGASHIPDGHENTVRDVGAFTVASSMEELAQIFAEVFDEYSIK
- a CDS encoding protease inhibitor I42 family protein, with the translated sequence MLRIFFLYMLVTVVINLSFDHQTYPQVSLAFTYADQHREVEVAPLDTFQIMLPMQMGNGRQWMFSASDHPELKLIHQEMKDVKPLPGGKYHQIFTFQARQSGFTMLRLTIKKPWKDNLEEEFKMFFNVTSPYAQELPQHPEMGEVALE